In Lacibacter sp. H375, one DNA window encodes the following:
- the pyrH gene encoding UMP kinase, with product MLPKYKRILLKLSGESLMGDKNFGMDSTVISQYAQSIKSITALGVQVAIVIGGGNIYRGMNEAETGIERAHGDYMGMLATVINGMALQAGLEKAGVYTRLQSAIKMEQIAEPYIRRRAIRHLEKGRVVIFGAGTGNPYFTTDTAGSLRAIEINADVILKGTRVDGIYTADPEKDPTATKYETITFQECLSKNLRVMDMTAFTLCMENNLPIIVFDMNKPNNLKRVVTGENVGTIVSKA from the coding sequence ATGCTTCCAAAATACAAACGCATTCTCCTCAAACTTTCCGGCGAGTCATTAATGGGCGATAAAAATTTCGGGATGGATTCAACGGTGATCTCCCAATATGCCCAAAGTATCAAAAGCATTACCGCACTGGGTGTGCAGGTAGCCATCGTGATTGGCGGCGGAAATATTTACAGGGGAATGAACGAAGCTGAAACAGGTATTGAACGTGCCCATGGCGATTATATGGGTATGCTGGCAACAGTGATCAACGGCATGGCGCTTCAGGCTGGTTTGGAAAAAGCAGGTGTGTACACACGATTGCAAAGTGCCATCAAGATGGAACAGATCGCTGAACCATATATCCGTCGTCGTGCTATTCGTCATTTGGAGAAAGGACGTGTGGTGATCTTTGGTGCAGGTACAGGTAATCCCTATTTCACAACCGATACTGCAGGTTCACTCCGTGCGATTGAAATTAATGCCGACGTAATTCTGAAAGGCACAAGGGTAGATGGCATTTACACAGCCGATCCGGAAAAAGATCCTACTGCTACAAAATATGAAACCATCACATTCCAGGAATGTCTCAGTAAAAACCTGCGGGTGATGGATATGACAGCTTTCACACTCTGCATGGAAAATAATCTTCCCATCATTGTATTTGATATGAACAAGCCAAACAACCTGAAGCGTGTTGTTACAGGCGAAAATGTTGGAACTATTGTAAGTAAAGCTTAG
- the pdxH gene encoding pyridoxamine 5'-phosphate oxidase, with amino-acid sequence MSSIADIRRDYSLKTLSETEVTENPFQQFADWWQQAIESEIDEVNAMTLATASLEGVPSARIVLLKGYDEKGFVFYTNYESAKGQELAENPRASLLFFWKELERQVRITGLVEKVSTQENDEYFLSRPTGSQIGAWASPQSHVIENRSWLENKVKELEVKFSTEKLTRPSHWGGYRVKPVIIEFWQGRSSRLHDRIQYTLQENNNWKIERLAP; translated from the coding sequence ATGTCGTCCATTGCAGACATCCGTCGTGATTATTCCTTAAAAACATTGAGCGAAACTGAAGTAACTGAAAATCCTTTCCAGCAATTTGCTGATTGGTGGCAACAGGCCATAGAATCCGAAATTGATGAAGTAAATGCGATGACGCTTGCAACTGCATCGCTGGAAGGAGTTCCATCGGCACGAATTGTTTTACTGAAAGGATATGATGAAAAAGGGTTTGTGTTTTACACCAACTATGAAAGTGCCAAGGGCCAGGAGTTGGCCGAAAACCCAAGAGCAAGTTTACTGTTCTTCTGGAAAGAGCTGGAGCGCCAGGTACGCATAACAGGGTTGGTTGAAAAAGTGAGTACACAAGAAAATGATGAATATTTTTTATCACGCCCAACTGGTTCACAAATTGGTGCATGGGCATCGCCACAAAGTCATGTTATTGAAAACAGGAGCTGGCTGGAGAATAAAGTGAAAGAGCTGGAAGTAAAATTCAGCACAGAAAAATTAACACGTCCATCTCATTGGGGAGGTTATAGGGTAAAACCTGTGATCATTGAATTCTGGCAAGGAAGAAGCAGCCGATTGCACGATCGTATTCAATATACGTTGCAGGAGAACAATAACTGGAAGATCGAACGGTTAGCGCCTTAA
- a CDS encoding 30S ribosomal protein THX, which produces MGRGDKKTAKGKRFKGSFGKSRPAKVAVVKKAAKKAETK; this is translated from the coding sequence ATGGGCAGAGGTGATAAAAAAACAGCAAAAGGGAAACGCTTTAAAGGTTCATTTGGCAAGAGCCGTCCGGCTAAAGTAGCTGTTGTAAAAAAAGCTGCGAAGAAGGCTGAAACAAAATAA
- a CDS encoding HU family DNA-binding protein: MNKAELVAKLSEDAEISKTQANAVLDSFVEAVTKTLKGGGKVTLVGFGTFSVTKRAARTGRNPQTGATIKIKAKKVAKFKAGKELAAKL; this comes from the coding sequence ATGAACAAAGCTGAATTAGTTGCAAAACTTTCCGAAGATGCAGAAATTTCAAAGACACAGGCAAATGCTGTATTGGATTCTTTCGTAGAAGCTGTTACCAAAACATTGAAAGGTGGCGGTAAAGTAACATTGGTTGGTTTCGGTACTTTCTCTGTTACAAAGCGTGCAGCACGTACTGGCCGTAACCCACAAACTGGTGCAACCATCAAAATCAAAGCGAAAAAAGTAGCTAAGTTTAAAGCTGGTAAAGAATTAGCTGCAAAACTCTAA
- a CDS encoding DUF4286 family protein, protein MIVYNVTSKLDWSIHDAWVKWMLEEHIPEVIATGYFKSGQLLKLLDIDEEDGPTYTAQYFAETKQQQEEYVQHHAGALRQKVFDKWGNRIIAFRSIMEVVQ, encoded by the coding sequence ATGATCGTATATAATGTTACCTCAAAACTTGATTGGAGCATTCATGATGCATGGGTGAAATGGATGCTCGAAGAACATATTCCTGAAGTGATAGCCACAGGTTATTTCAAAAGCGGGCAATTATTGAAACTGCTTGACATTGATGAAGAAGACGGACCAACTTATACTGCTCAATATTTTGCTGAAACAAAACAACAGCAGGAAGAATATGTGCAGCACCATGCAGGAGCACTTCGTCAAAAAGTATTTGATAAATGGGGCAATCGTATCATTGCATTCCGTAGTATTATGGAAGTTGTGCAGTAA
- a CDS encoding exodeoxyribonuclease III, with the protein MRIISYNVNGIRAAIKKGFIDWLKTDPADIICVQETKAQKEDVDYTLFNDLGYHDYWFSAQKKGYSGVAVFTKIKPDAVETGNGHGPSDDEGRVIQLQFGDIRLINTYFPSGTSGDVRQEFKYQWLDEYYTWLNELKKKHPKLILCGDYNIAHKEIDIHDPKGNKNSSGFLPAEREWMTKFYENGWVDTFREFHPEPHRYSWWSQRFPSVRLQNKGWRIDYISVTEPLKANLKDAEIYPDVKHSDHCPVYLELKIK; encoded by the coding sequence ATGCGTATTATTTCTTATAACGTAAACGGTATTCGTGCTGCCATTAAAAAAGGTTTTATCGATTGGCTGAAAACAGATCCAGCTGACATTATTTGTGTACAGGAAACAAAAGCGCAGAAAGAAGATGTTGACTATACCTTATTCAATGACCTTGGCTACCACGATTATTGGTTCAGTGCACAAAAGAAAGGTTACAGTGGTGTGGCGGTGTTCACTAAAATAAAACCCGATGCTGTTGAAACTGGCAATGGACATGGGCCTAGTGATGACGAAGGCCGTGTGATACAATTACAGTTTGGAGATATTCGTCTCATCAATACTTATTTCCCCAGCGGCACAAGTGGTGATGTTCGCCAGGAATTTAAATATCAGTGGCTCGATGAATATTATACATGGTTGAACGAGCTAAAGAAGAAACATCCTAAACTTATTCTTTGCGGCGATTATAACATTGCACACAAGGAAATAGATATTCATGATCCCAAAGGCAACAAAAATTCAAGTGGATTTTTACCAGCCGAACGTGAATGGATGACAAAGTTTTATGAGAATGGATGGGTTGATACGTTTCGTGAATTTCATCCAGAACCTCACCGCTATAGTTGGTGGAGCCAACGTTTCCCCAGTGTACGTTTGCAGAACAAAGGATGGCGTATTGATTACATTAGTGTAACAGAACCATTAAAAGCTAATTTAAAGGATGCAGAAATTTATCCTGATGTAAAACACAGCGATCATTGTCCTGTTTATCTTGAATTGAAAATAAAATAA
- a CDS encoding c-type cytochrome: protein MFKKILKWTGLILLFIIAGVTVIVLLNQNKKYDAPYPNIKATTDSAVLARGKYLVYGPAHCADCHAKKGTEELVNKGEEVDLPGGYDFALPIGHIYSRNITPDKETGIGNISDEAIARSLRYGVGHDGRALFDFMPFHDMSDADLAAVISYIRTIKPVNNKVPENKMNLLGMVIKAFVLKPVGPTATPPKEVKADTTVEYGRYLAVSVANCNGCHTDRDLMTGAFIGEPFAGGFKMESVIDPKNYECQSPNLTPHKGTGRIYGWSEEMFRTRIRQGKLNKHSPMAWGPFSRMSDMEIKAIYKFLQTVKPVDKKIEQTFYKRKA from the coding sequence ATGTTTAAAAAAATCCTTAAATGGACAGGGCTTATCCTTTTATTCATCATTGCAGGAGTTACAGTTATCGTACTACTCAACCAAAACAAAAAGTACGACGCTCCTTATCCCAACATTAAAGCAACAACCGACAGCGCTGTTCTTGCAAGAGGTAAATATCTTGTGTACGGACCTGCACATTGCGCCGATTGCCACGCTAAAAAGGGCACAGAAGAACTGGTGAATAAAGGCGAAGAAGTTGACTTACCGGGCGGTTATGATTTTGCTTTACCAATAGGTCATATCTATTCCAGAAATATCACTCCTGATAAAGAAACCGGTATTGGCAATATTTCTGATGAGGCAATTGCACGTTCTCTCCGTTATGGTGTAGGTCATGATGGAAGAGCTTTATTCGACTTTATGCCTTTTCATGATATGAGTGATGCTGATCTTGCTGCTGTTATTTCATATATCCGTACAATAAAACCAGTGAACAACAAAGTACCTGAAAATAAAATGAATCTGTTAGGCATGGTCATTAAAGCGTTTGTTTTAAAACCTGTTGGCCCAACTGCTACTCCTCCTAAAGAAGTAAAAGCAGATACAACTGTTGAATATGGAAGATACCTTGCTGTTAGTGTTGCAAATTGTAACGGTTGTCATACTGATCGGGATCTGATGACGGGTGCTTTTATTGGCGAACCTTTTGCAGGCGGTTTTAAAATGGAATCTGTTATTGATCCTAAAAACTACGAATGCCAAAGTCCAAATCTTACACCACATAAAGGAACAGGACGTATTTATGGCTGGAGTGAGGAGATGTTCCGCACCCGTATACGTCAGGGAAAACTCAACAAACACAGTCCCATGGCATGGGGACCTTTCAGTCGCATGAGTGATATGGAGATCAAAGCCATCTATAAATTCCTGCAAACGGTAAAACCGGTTGACAAAAAAATAGAACAGACTTTTTATAAGCGAAAAGCATAG
- a CDS encoding RDD family protein, with product MENDLKYASEENTAQSSVLSDIATLNYNYASAVQRFFNWLIDNLVMRFAVSYLTGAAVGLLLQIVSPEILFELASGERGFVFWVVSYFIGICNYLFYYTLCEKLFRGYTLGKLITGTRAIRDDDAELKFKDALMRSLCRIVPFEVLSALAGFPWHDTWTKTKVVKTR from the coding sequence ATGGAGAATGATCTGAAATATGCCTCTGAGGAAAACACAGCCCAATCATCTGTGTTATCAGATATTGCAACATTGAACTATAATTATGCAAGCGCAGTTCAACGTTTTTTTAATTGGTTGATCGATAATTTAGTTATGCGTTTTGCTGTAAGCTATCTTACTGGCGCTGCAGTGGGCCTTCTTCTGCAGATAGTCTCTCCCGAAATATTATTTGAACTGGCATCGGGAGAACGTGGTTTTGTTTTCTGGGTCGTGAGTTATTTTATCGGCATTTGTAACTATCTCTTTTATTATACGCTATGCGAAAAACTTTTCAGGGGTTACACACTCGGTAAATTAATAACAGGCACAAGAGCCATACGAGACGATGATGCCGAACTAAAATTTAAAGATGCGTTGATGCGTTCACTTTGCCGTATTGTTCCCTTTGAAGTATTGAGTGCCTTAGCCGGTTTTCCCTGGCATGATACATGGACAAAAACAAAAGTGGTGAAAACAAGATAA
- a CDS encoding TonB-dependent receptor, with translation MKAILFLSIFTFHVFVLAAQTNYSSRIIDAVTNEPVEGAVVQSKTKLTTAARDGRFSIALENGETIVIVSAIGYATQEINTSNNSTVLLARAAFNLKEVVIAAGNANKVYSTISKIDLNQRPVNSAQEFLRYVPGLFIAQHQGGGKAEQIFLRGFDVDHGTDVRITVDGMPVNMPSHAHGQGYADLHFVIPELVKTIDYGKGSYYAEQGNFNTAGYVELQTANRLSQNTVQTEVGSFNSYRALAMVNLLPASNQKQSAYIASEYIYSDGAFESPQNFNRFNIWGKYNAQLNERNKLFVQANVFNSRWDASGQIPERAVKDGTISRFGAIDNTEGGYTGRINISTKLQQRLRNDDLLEHQLFYSRYHFNLISNFTFFLNDPVNGDQIRQQEARDIYGWQSNWQSKKYKGKTTFTSSIGSGVRVDATDNSELSRTKNKTEILDAVALGNVREANAWLYADEKIEQGNWLLNLGARLDYFHFDYSDKLNPSLASQQKAIVSPKLNIFYTVNKSLQLYLKNGKGFHSNDTRVVLPQTGKRVLPASYGSDLGFIWKPFKSLLINAAAWHLFLEQEFVYVGDEGIVEPGGKTRRYGADVSVRWQPLKALTADANINLAHARSVEDAKGENYIPLAPTVTSTGGINYQYNSWNASLRYRYLANRAANEDYSITAKGYFVTDASLSYAFSKFELATVVENLFNTQWNEAQFATESRLRNETDPVTELHYTPGNPFFIKLKLAFHF, from the coding sequence ATGAAAGCAATTCTATTTCTTTCCATTTTTACATTTCATGTATTTGTACTTGCCGCACAAACTAATTACAGCAGCCGAATTATTGATGCTGTTACAAACGAACCTGTTGAAGGTGCAGTGGTACAAAGCAAAACCAAGCTAACAACTGCAGCAAGAGATGGTCGCTTCAGCATTGCATTGGAAAATGGTGAAACAATCGTTATCGTTTCTGCAATTGGCTATGCCACACAAGAGATCAATACATCAAACAACAGTACTGTATTATTAGCACGTGCTGCTTTCAACCTGAAAGAGGTAGTGATCGCTGCGGGCAATGCCAATAAAGTGTATTCAACCATCAGCAAGATTGATCTGAATCAACGGCCTGTAAACTCAGCACAGGAATTTTTACGCTATGTGCCCGGATTGTTTATTGCACAACACCAGGGTGGTGGTAAAGCGGAGCAAATATTTTTACGTGGCTTTGATGTTGATCATGGAACAGATGTAAGAATCACTGTTGATGGCATGCCCGTGAATATGCCTTCGCATGCACACGGGCAAGGCTATGCCGATCTGCATTTTGTAATTCCTGAACTCGTAAAAACGATCGACTATGGTAAAGGAAGTTATTATGCAGAGCAAGGCAACTTCAATACTGCCGGTTATGTTGAACTGCAAACAGCTAATCGTCTTTCGCAAAACACTGTGCAAACAGAAGTTGGGTCATTTAACAGTTACAGAGCTTTAGCAATGGTAAACCTGTTGCCTGCATCCAATCAAAAACAAAGTGCTTACATCGCTTCTGAATATATTTATTCTGATGGGGCATTTGAAAGTCCGCAGAACTTTAACCGTTTTAATATCTGGGGAAAGTATAATGCACAGTTGAATGAACGCAACAAATTATTTGTGCAAGCCAATGTATTCAACAGTCGCTGGGATGCATCCGGACAAATTCCTGAACGTGCAGTGAAAGATGGAACTATCTCACGTTTCGGTGCTATCGATAATACCGAAGGTGGTTACACCGGCCGTATCAACATCAGCACAAAACTGCAGCAACGTTTACGCAACGATGATCTGCTGGAGCATCAGTTGTTTTATTCCCGTTACCATTTCAATCTTATTTCAAACTTTACTTTTTTCCTGAACGATCCTGTAAATGGAGATCAGATCAGGCAACAGGAAGCAAGAGACATTTATGGATGGCAATCAAACTGGCAATCGAAAAAATACAAAGGCAAAACTACTTTCACCAGCAGTATCGGCAGCGGAGTAAGAGTTGATGCTACAGACAATTCTGAACTTTCACGCACAAAAAATAAAACAGAAATTCTCGATGCTGTTGCATTGGGAAATGTAAGAGAAGCAAATGCATGGCTGTATGCCGATGAAAAAATTGAACAAGGCAACTGGCTGTTAAACCTTGGGGCAAGACTTGATTATTTTCACTTTGATTACAGCGATAAGTTAAACCCGTCTTTAGCATCACAACAAAAAGCAATTGTAAGTCCTAAGCTGAATATTTTCTACACAGTAAACAAATCATTGCAGCTATACCTGAAGAACGGCAAAGGCTTCCATAGCAATGATACACGTGTGGTGTTGCCGCAAACAGGTAAACGTGTTTTACCGGCATCTTACGGTTCTGATCTTGGTTTTATCTGGAAACCATTCAAGAGCTTACTCATTAATGCCGCAGCCTGGCATTTGTTTCTTGAACAGGAGTTTGTGTATGTGGGCGATGAAGGTATTGTTGAGCCGGGCGGTAAAACAAGAAGATATGGTGCAGATGTTTCTGTTCGCTGGCAACCGTTGAAAGCTTTAACAGCCGATGCCAATATTAATCTTGCGCATGCAAGAAGTGTTGAAGATGCAAAAGGTGAAAACTATATTCCGCTTGCACCAACTGTTACAAGTACCGGTGGAATCAATTACCAGTACAACAGCTGGAATGCAAGTTTACGCTATCGTTACCTTGCGAACCGTGCTGCTAATGAAGACTACAGTATTACAGCAAAAGGATATTTTGTAACTGATGCTTCGCTCAGTTATGCGTTCAGTAAGTTTGAGCTGGCAACAGTTGTTGAGAATTTATTCAACACCCAATGGAATGAAGCGCAGTTTGCAACTGAATCAAGATTAAGAAATGAAACCGATCCCGTTACAGAGTTACATTACACACCGGGCAATCCGTTCTTTATAAAACTGAAGCTGGCATTTCATTTTTAA
- a CDS encoding tetratricopeptide repeat protein, which produces MYKSFIILCCTVLMAACSKNGKPVVQEEKIMALLEQTTSAKALETIAADMKFWNDRLAITADDMSSQIKLASLYNQRFQYSGQISDIHKSDSLYHVANRLQKRFSSGIYRSLASNCVTQHQFIQAERYLDTAATMGDDMYLTRLQQFDVKLELGNYNRAEAILNAFRHKNNFDYYTRASKLEDHKGNSEASISFMEKAYADIKESKKDQLLPWVKTNLADMYGHNNRISESYQLYTEVVKDHPDYYHAWKGIAWIAYSHDKNTEFAKKILLWLQEQHPVPDYDLMLSEIAAFEQNNQAKNQYLASFVDKVSNPAYGDMYNKYLFTIMSDELNNQSSAMSIAQKEISNRPTPQSYELFAWSLYKNGQLDEAVKIAESRIINKTFEPDALYHIGLLLKKSGKPKLAKQYLAEALESSFELGPVTANEIKAELKTL; this is translated from the coding sequence ATGTATAAGTCTTTTATCATTCTTTGTTGCACCGTTCTGATGGCAGCCTGTTCAAAAAACGGCAAGCCTGTTGTGCAGGAAGAAAAGATCATGGCATTGCTCGAACAAACAACATCTGCAAAAGCGTTGGAAACAATTGCAGCTGATATGAAGTTCTGGAATGATCGTCTTGCAATAACAGCTGATGATATGAGCAGCCAGATCAAACTGGCATCATTGTACAATCAACGTTTTCAATACAGCGGCCAGATAAGTGACATACATAAAAGTGATAGTTTATATCATGTAGCTAACCGATTGCAAAAGCGTTTTTCATCAGGCATTTATCGTTCATTGGCATCTAACTGTGTTACCCAGCATCAGTTTATACAAGCCGAACGCTATCTTGATACCGCTGCAACAATGGGTGATGATATGTATTTGACCCGTTTGCAACAGTTTGATGTAAAACTTGAACTGGGCAATTACAACCGGGCAGAAGCAATTCTCAACGCCTTCCGCCACAAAAATAATTTTGACTATTACACCCGAGCTTCAAAACTCGAAGATCATAAAGGCAACAGCGAAGCAAGTATCAGCTTTATGGAAAAAGCATATGCCGATATAAAGGAATCGAAGAAAGATCAATTGCTGCCTTGGGTTAAAACAAACCTGGCCGATATGTATGGCCATAACAACCGTATCAGTGAATCATATCAACTGTATACTGAGGTGGTGAAAGATCATCCCGATTATTATCATGCATGGAAAGGCATTGCATGGATCGCATATTCACATGATAAGAATACAGAGTTTGCCAAAAAAATATTGCTTTGGTTGCAGGAGCAGCATCCTGTTCCTGATTACGATCTGATGCTGAGTGAGATCGCTGCATTTGAACAAAACAACCAGGCAAAGAATCAATACCTCGCTTCATTTGTTGACAAAGTGAGTAACCCAGCCTACGGCGACATGTACAACAAATATCTTTTTACAATTATGAGCGATGAATTGAATAATCAATCATCAGCTATGTCTATTGCACAAAAAGAGATCAGTAACCGACCTACTCCACAATCGTATGAATTGTTTGCATGGTCGTTGTATAAGAACGGACAACTCGATGAAGCTGTGAAAATTGCAGAGAGCCGTATCATCAACAAAACATTTGAACCCGATGCCCTTTATCATATAGGATTACTGCTGAAAAAAAGCGGCAAGCCAAAACTGGCAAAACAATACCTGGCAGAAGCATTGGAAAGCAGCTTTGAGTTAGGTCCTGTAACTGCTAATGAAATAAAAGCGGAATTAAAAACGCTTTAA
- a CDS encoding DUF4331 family protein, protein MKLKIGLYTVLAGTMFFVACKKENAPATQQVYEIQDQMARPAINTVFNAPADKDAFNITAPSAMNAAFFAKFKANFLALNPGYTTNALGQNVDQLIGLLVTDVLNVATNKKTTFFDGTNVLTGRALGDDVIDVELLLLFGGPDGSANPGLTSDKVNANDKAFLTSFPYLATPH, encoded by the coding sequence ATGAAACTCAAAATAGGTTTATACACAGTTCTTGCCGGCACAATGTTCTTTGTTGCCTGTAAGAAAGAAAATGCTCCTGCTACACAACAGGTTTACGAAATTCAGGATCAAATGGCCCGCCCTGCAATTAACACCGTATTCAATGCGCCTGCTGATAAAGATGCTTTTAATATAACAGCTCCATCAGCAATGAATGCCGCTTTCTTCGCAAAGTTCAAAGCAAATTTCCTGGCATTAAATCCGGGTTACACAACAAATGCATTAGGTCAAAATGTTGATCAGTTGATTGGCCTGCTGGTAACGGATGTATTGAATGTTGCTACAAATAAAAAGACAACATTCTTTGATGGCACAAATGTTTTAACAGGCCGTGCATTGGGTGATGATGTAATTGATGTGGAACTGTTACTGTTATTCGGTGGTCCTGATGGCAGTGCAAATCCTGGTCTTACAAGTGATAAGGTAAATGCAAACGATAAAGCATTCCTCACTTCATTCCCCTATTTGGCTACACCTCATTAA
- a CDS encoding DUF4331 family protein — MKKRKVLLTVLAAAVAVTGGIIYAADHLDAPAVSNQTTDITDVYVFQGENTNNLVFVANTQGLLSPSATGAAKFDEKTLIEFNIDNTGDNVEDLVIQAVVMNNKMRIYGPYKPASTGSKSIISPSAFSVQASVTPYGQTAIIGEENGIKVFAGPRDDPFFFDLNQFKKVVGGMAAGFNNPGTDAFKGTNVLSIVVEVPKSKLGGSGTINVWAESKKAIN; from the coding sequence ATGAAAAAGAGAAAAGTTTTACTGACTGTTCTTGCAGCAGCAGTAGCTGTAACCGGGGGCATTATTTATGCTGCGGATCACCTCGATGCACCTGCTGTATCTAACCAGACAACTGACATCACTGATGTGTATGTTTTCCAGGGTGAAAACACAAACAATCTTGTATTTGTTGCAAACACACAAGGTTTACTATCACCTTCAGCCACCGGCGCTGCAAAATTTGATGAGAAAACTCTCATAGAATTTAATATTGATAACACTGGTGATAATGTTGAAGATCTCGTTATTCAAGCTGTTGTGATGAACAACAAGATGAGAATTTATGGCCCTTACAAGCCAGCTTCTACTGGTTCAAAAAGCATTATCAGTCCAAGTGCATTTAGTGTGCAGGCAAGTGTTACTCCGTATGGACAGACAGCTATCATTGGCGAAGAAAATGGCATTAAAGTTTTTGCCGGCCCACGTGATGATCCATTCTTCTTTGATCTGAATCAATTCAAAAAAGTAGTTGGTGGTATGGCTGCTGGCTTTAACAATCCCGGTACCGATGCTTTCAAAGGCACGAACGTATTGAGTATTGTTGTTGAAGTTCCTAAATCAAAATTAGGAGGAAGCGGCACCATCAACGTTTGGGCTGAATCAAAAAAAGCGATCAACTAA